One window from the genome of Streptococcus halotolerans encodes:
- a CDS encoding response regulator transcription factor → MTYSILLVDDEPEIIDINKRYLNQAGFSVFTANNGLEALDTFQKHPIDLIISDIMMPQMDGYDFISEVLSIKEEQAFLFITAKTAEPDKIYSLSLGADDFICKPFSPRELVLRVTNILKRLYGRQQEQEELVIGDLRINRQTRAVLINGHSLELTNKAFDILWLLAYQKNRVFSKSELYERVWDETFIEDTNTLNVHIHALRNDLAKHSTPQTPTIKTVWGLGYKLEVAP, encoded by the coding sequence ATGACCTATTCTATTCTTTTGGTTGATGATGAACCTGAAATTATCGACATCAATAAACGTTATTTGAATCAGGCTGGTTTTAGCGTTTTTACAGCCAATAATGGTCTGGAAGCACTAGACACTTTCCAAAAACATCCTATTGACCTCATTATTAGTGACATCATGATGCCTCAAATGGATGGCTATGATTTTATTTCAGAAGTATTGAGTATTAAAGAGGAGCAGGCCTTTCTTTTCATCACAGCTAAAACAGCTGAGCCTGATAAGATTTATTCTCTTAGTTTGGGAGCTGATGACTTTATTTGCAAACCATTTAGCCCTAGAGAGTTAGTTCTTAGAGTTACCAATATTTTAAAAAGACTTTATGGCAGACAACAAGAGCAGGAGGAACTGGTTATAGGTGATTTGAGGATTAATCGTCAGACACGTGCTGTCTTGATCAATGGCCATTCTCTTGAATTGACTAATAAGGCTTTCGATATCCTGTGGCTCTTAGCCTATCAAAAAAATCGTGTTTTTTCTAAGTCAGAATTATACGAAAGGGTCTGGGATGAAACGTTTATCGAAGATACTAATACGCTTAACGTTCACATTCATGCTTTACGAAATGATTTAGCCAAACACAGCACCCCACAAACACCAACTATAAAAACAGTTTGGGGGCTGGGTTACAAACTCGAGGTGGCACCATGA
- a CDS encoding sensor histidine kinase codes for MTLRYYLITGHLIAILITLIGVFIGLNYMVIEQKQVFFIMAIVITASLLGALFSLLLLSKITTSLSLLIAKMDALSRRDFQTDISITSPQEFAHLDLAFSRMAQSLEESFASLTESEREKALMIAQLSHDIKTPITSIQSEVEGILDGIIPPEDTPRYLKAIHGQTGRLNHLVKELDFLTSEVYGSDKENEVLETIYLDKLIIDVLSEFHLQITDEERDIAISVLPESAYIMSHYHKLYRILQNLVSNAFKYSPAKTPISIDLIKAKEKLTITVTDKGIGIGPEHQSKIFNRLYRVESSRNMATGGHGLGLYIAQELAQQLGGFISVDSQKAKGSKFSLSIPLKQEPKNQTD; via the coding sequence ATGACACTTAGATATTACTTAATCACTGGGCACCTAATAGCTATCCTGATCACCTTAATTGGGGTTTTCATCGGCCTCAATTATATGGTTATCGAACAAAAGCAAGTTTTCTTTATCATGGCAATAGTTATCACTGCAAGTCTTCTTGGTGCCTTATTTAGCCTATTATTACTCAGCAAAATCACTACATCCTTATCCTTACTGATTGCCAAAATGGATGCTCTCTCGCGGCGAGATTTTCAAACGGATATTTCCATCACCTCACCGCAAGAATTTGCTCACCTTGACTTAGCTTTCAGTCGCATGGCGCAATCTCTTGAAGAAAGTTTTGCTTCTCTCACAGAAAGTGAGCGAGAAAAAGCTTTGATGATTGCTCAGTTATCACATGATATCAAAACGCCCATTACCTCTATCCAATCTGAAGTTGAGGGAATTTTAGACGGCATTATCCCACCAGAAGACACCCCTCGCTACTTAAAAGCTATTCATGGACAAACGGGACGATTGAATCATTTGGTAAAAGAACTGGATTTCCTTACTTCAGAAGTTTATGGCAGCGACAAAGAAAATGAAGTTCTTGAAACCATTTATCTGGATAAGCTTATTATTGATGTTCTGTCTGAATTTCATTTGCAAATTACCGACGAAGAACGAGATATCGCTATTTCTGTCCTGCCAGAATCTGCCTATATTATGAGCCATTATCATAAGCTTTATCGCATTCTACAAAACCTAGTGAGTAATGCTTTCAAGTATTCTCCTGCTAAGACACCCATTTCGATTGATCTTATTAAAGCTAAGGAAAAACTTACCATCACTGTCACTGACAAAGGGATTGGGATTGGCCCGGAACATCAATCTAAGATTTTCAACCGTCTTTACCGTGTGGAAAGTTCTCGAAATATGGCCACAGGCGGACATGGTTTAGGACTTTATATCGCTCAAGAATTAGCGCAGCAACTCGGTGGCTTTATCAGCGTTGATAGCCAAAAAGCTAAGGGGAGTAAATTCTCTCTGTCAATTCCTCTTAAACAAGAGCCTAAAAATCAGACTGACTAA
- a CDS encoding SSURE domain-containing protein, producing the protein MLNFSTKGPKESFTKGSLHYGKVSLASIIIASGSIVALAQGNQVRADDMTNQPVSSVTTSPSTDATPKMSPEMSNTEASQPAKMTDMSNTSETSSTTDTSKMMEMMDSQTEASSDAPSTAEMPQATVTSPETVTTAVEQVIHEDISVPESYVKKANFPGPFTAGVNQVIPFEAFGGDGMLTRLLLKSSDGAAWSDNGKDMNPALLPLENLSKGHYFYNLELEGALQGKMDDDLLKTLKAMSGKTITGKVLVYAAKGDMPDLSKILASKMVTLHLNKEQMMEDKHSDKGMTGMMDKPSMDKMNMPEKNNMPTTQSKADMSAKMMTANQKSDMMDPSQKEMAKDHLPMTGETNHQVLTGVGLVTLLVAFGMSLKTFLSKKKAS; encoded by the coding sequence ATGTTAAACTTTTCAACAAAGGGACCAAAAGAATCATTCACAAAAGGATCACTCCATTATGGCAAAGTGAGTTTAGCTTCCATCATTATCGCTAGTGGAAGTATCGTTGCTTTAGCACAGGGTAATCAGGTTAGGGCTGACGATATGACCAATCAACCGGTGTCTAGTGTCACTACTAGTCCAAGCACTGATGCTACTCCTAAAATGAGCCCAGAAATGTCAAACACAGAAGCTAGTCAACCAGCCAAGATGACCGATATGTCTAACACTTCTGAGACAAGTTCCACGACAGACACATCAAAAATGATGGAAATGATGGACTCCCAGACAGAAGCTAGTTCTGATGCTCCATCAACTGCTGAAATGCCTCAAGCTACTGTCACAAGTCCTGAAACAGTTACAACAGCTGTTGAGCAAGTCATTCATGAAGACATTAGTGTTCCTGAATCCTATGTAAAAAAAGCCAACTTCCCCGGCCCGTTCACAGCTGGTGTCAACCAAGTTATTCCTTTCGAAGCATTCGGCGGTGACGGTATGCTAACACGCTTACTCTTAAAATCATCTGATGGTGCTGCTTGGTCTGATAATGGTAAGGACATGAATCCCGCCTTACTACCACTAGAAAATCTTTCCAAAGGACATTATTTCTATAACTTAGAACTTGAAGGAGCTCTTCAAGGGAAGATGGACGATGATCTTTTAAAAACCTTAAAAGCAATGTCAGGCAAAACCATCACAGGTAAGGTTCTTGTCTACGCAGCCAAAGGTGATATGCCAGACTTATCCAAGATCCTTGCCAGCAAAATGGTTACCCTTCATTTGAATAAAGAACAAATGATGGAAGACAAGCATTCCGATAAAGGCATGACTGGCATGATGGATAAACCAAGCATGGACAAGATGAACATGCCTGAAAAAAACAATATGCCAACTACTCAATCCAAGGCTGACATGTCAGCTAAAATGATGACAGCTAATCAGAAGTCTGACATGATGGACCCAAGTCAAAAAGAAATGGCTAAAGATCACCTTCCTATGACTGGTGAAACGAACCACCAAGTGTTGACCGGCGTTGGACTCGTCACTCTTTTAGTAGCTTTTGGAATGTCTCTTAAAACTTTTCTATCTAAGAAAAAGGCAAGCTAA
- a CDS encoding SPJ_0845 family protein: protein MAISYKKDEKLESLFASFAKLPDNVGSDPKKGKKDNEPKESDNTLS, encoded by the coding sequence ATGGCTATTTCATATAAAAAAGACGAGAAGCTAGAAAGTCTGTTTGCAAGCTTTGCTAAACTGCCTGACAATGTGGGTTCAGATCCTAAGAAAGGAAAAAAAGACAATGAGCCAAAAGAAAGCGACAACACATTATCCTAA
- a CDS encoding permease, translated as MSLFNQLPDSVLQWMAIFMSIIIEALPFVLLGAILTGFIEVYVTPDKVTKHLPKNRFLRILFGTFIGIIFPSCECGIVPIVNRLMEKKVPSYTAVPFLATAPVINPIVILATYSAFGNSWQFVIWRLTGAILVAVALGVLLAYLTDEDIQMPSKEAPHFHDYSGHSHLKKIFYSLSHAIDEFFDTGRYLVFGTLIASAMQIYLPTRILTSLAGNSLTAILVMMTLAFVLSLCSEADAFIGASLLSSFGPAPVMAFLLIGPIIDIKNLMMMWTSFKKGFILQFITVSAVIVSLYCLALGVFA; from the coding sequence ATGTCTTTGTTTAATCAGTTACCTGACAGTGTTCTACAATGGATGGCTATTTTCATGTCCATTATTATTGAAGCGTTGCCTTTTGTCCTTTTAGGTGCTATTTTAACAGGCTTTATCGAAGTTTACGTCACCCCTGATAAAGTGACCAAACATCTTCCCAAAAATCGCTTTTTGCGTATTTTGTTTGGTACTTTTATCGGGATTATTTTCCCCTCTTGCGAGTGTGGTATTGTCCCCATTGTCAATCGTCTCATGGAGAAAAAAGTCCCCAGTTATACAGCTGTTCCCTTTTTAGCGACGGCTCCGGTGATCAATCCCATTGTTATCTTAGCGACTTACTCTGCTTTTGGCAATTCTTGGCAGTTTGTCATCTGGCGTTTAACAGGTGCTATTCTGGTGGCAGTGGCTCTGGGAGTCCTCTTAGCCTACCTAACGGATGAAGATATTCAAATGCCTTCAAAAGAAGCCCCGCATTTTCATGATTACAGTGGGCATAGCCACCTCAAAAAAATCTTTTACTCCTTGTCTCATGCTATCGATGAATTCTTTGATACCGGTCGCTACTTGGTTTTTGGGACTTTGATTGCCTCTGCTATGCAAATATACCTACCAACCCGTATTCTAACCTCTTTGGCTGGAAATTCTTTGACAGCAATCTTGGTCATGATGACTTTAGCCTTTGTCCTTTCCCTTTGTAGTGAAGCGGATGCCTTTATCGGTGCCAGCCTCCTCTCTAGCTTTGGACCGGCACCTGTCATGGCTTTTCTACTCATCGGTCCCATCATTGACATCAAAAACCTAATGATGATGTGGACTAGCTTCAAAAAGGGCTTCATCCTTCAGTTTATCACGGTTTCTGCTGTTATCGTGTCCCTTTATTGTCTCGCCTTAGGAGTTTTTGCATGA
- a CDS encoding TIGR03943 family putative permease subunit, with product MIRFLILVGYFELSMYLYLSGKLDQYINIHYSYLAFIAMILSFVLAVVQLIIWMKNLKLHSHLSGKMAKLTSPMILVFPVLVGLLVPTVTLDSTTVSAKGYTFPTAVGSVGKGESDDGTTVQYLKPDTSLYFTKNAYQKEMKRELKAYQNLETIEITSQNYMEVMELIYLYPDVFAGKQISFVGFVYNEPGHQGYQYLFRFGIIHCIADSGVYGLSTTGNAEPFDNNTWVKVSGTISTEYNSQLKENLPVLHIEESQKVSQPDNPYVYRIF from the coding sequence ATGATTCGATTTTTAATCTTAGTTGGCTATTTTGAGCTCAGCATGTACCTTTACTTGTCGGGCAAATTGGACCAGTATATCAACATTCACTATTCTTATCTGGCTTTCATTGCCATGATTTTGTCTTTCGTCTTAGCTGTGGTTCAACTCATTATCTGGATGAAAAATCTCAAACTCCATTCTCATTTGTCTGGAAAAATGGCAAAGCTGACCAGTCCGATGATCCTAGTATTTCCAGTTTTAGTTGGTTTACTCGTTCCTACTGTAACTCTTGATTCTACAACTGTTTCAGCTAAGGGATATACCTTTCCAACAGCAGTTGGCTCTGTCGGCAAAGGGGAATCTGATGATGGTACTACGGTACAATACCTAAAACCTGACACCAGCCTTTATTTCACCAAAAATGCCTATCAAAAGGAAATGAAACGCGAATTAAAAGCCTATCAAAACCTTGAAACTATTGAGATTACGAGCCAAAACTATATGGAGGTTATGGAGTTGATCTATCTCTATCCAGATGTTTTTGCGGGTAAACAAATTTCTTTCGTTGGCTTTGTCTACAACGAACCTGGCCACCAGGGATATCAATATCTCTTTCGCTTTGGCATTATTCATTGTATCGCCGATTCCGGCGTCTACGGCCTATCGACAACCGGCAACGCTGAGCCCTTTGATAACAATACTTGGGTCAAGGTCTCCGGTACCATTTCAACCGAATACAATAGCCAACTCAAAGAAAACCTGCCTGTCCTCCATATTGAGGAGAGCCAAAAAGTTTCTCAACCAGACAATCCATATGTTTATCGCATCTTTTAA